From Heteronotia binoei isolate CCM8104 ecotype False Entrance Well chromosome 12, APGP_CSIRO_Hbin_v1, whole genome shotgun sequence, the proteins below share one genomic window:
- the EDF1 gene encoding endothelial differentiation-related factor 1: MAESDWDTVTVLRKKGPSAAQAKSKQAVLAAQRRGEDVETSKKWAAGQNKQHSITKNTAKLDRETEELHHDRVPLEVGKVIQQGRQSKGLTQKDLATKINEKPQVIADYESGRAIPNNQVLGKIERAISLKLRGRDIGKPLEKGPKGN, translated from the exons ATGGCAGAAAGTGACTGGGACACGGTGACTGTTCTACGCAAGAAAGGCCCGAGTGCGGCCCAAGCCAAGTCCAAACAG gcTGTACTAGCAGCTCAGAGAAGAGGAGAAGATgtggagacctccaagaaat GGGCAGCAGGCCAAAACAAACAACACTCTATTACAAAGAACACAGCAAAGCTGGACCGAGAGACAGAGGAGCTGCATCATGACAGGGTCCCCCTTGAAGTGGGCAAAGTGATTCAGCAGGGCAGACAGAGCAAGGGGCTCACCCAGAAGGATCTGGCCACG AAAATCAACGAGAAGCCACAAGTCATTGCTGACTATGAATCTGGGAGAGCAATTCCCAACAACCAAGTGCTGGGCAAGATTGAGAGAGCCATCA GCCTTAAGCTTCGTGGGCGGGACATTGGAAAACCCCTCGAAAAGGGCCCAAAAGGGAACTGA